A single genomic interval of Chryseobacterium paludis harbors:
- the ftsY gene encoding signal recognition particle-docking protein FtsY: protein MSWFKNIFKKEEKETLDKGLEKSSQGFFEKITKAVVGKSTVDDEVLDDLEEILIASDVGASTTIKIIERIEERVAKDKYVNVSELDNILREEISKLLLENPHAGTGNIDSTKKPYVIMVVGVNGVGKTTTIGKLAHQFKSEGRKVVLGAGDTFRAAAVDQLTIWSERVGVPIVKQEMGSDPASVAFDTVQSAVAQGADVVIIDTAGRLHNKINLMNELSKIKRVMQKVIPDAPHEILLVLDGSTGQNAFEQAKQFTAATEVNALAVTKLDGTAKGGVVIGISDQFQIPVKYIGVGEKMQDLQLFNGTEFVDSFFKKR from the coding sequence ATGAGTTGGTTTAAAAATATTTTCAAAAAAGAAGAAAAAGAAACTTTAGACAAAGGATTGGAAAAATCCAGTCAGGGTTTCTTCGAAAAAATAACAAAAGCCGTAGTCGGTAAAAGCACGGTAGATGATGAAGTGCTTGATGATCTTGAAGAAATACTTATTGCATCGGATGTAGGTGCGTCTACTACTATCAAAATTATCGAAAGGATTGAAGAGCGTGTTGCGAAAGATAAATACGTCAATGTAAGTGAACTCGATAATATCCTCCGTGAAGAAATTTCCAAATTATTATTAGAAAACCCTCATGCAGGAACCGGTAATATAGATTCCACCAAAAAGCCTTATGTAATAATGGTGGTTGGTGTAAACGGAGTAGGAAAAACAACAACTATAGGAAAATTAGCCCATCAATTTAAATCCGAAGGTAGAAAAGTAGTACTTGGTGCTGGAGATACCTTTAGAGCTGCAGCTGTAGATCAATTAACAATCTGGAGTGAAAGAGTTGGTGTACCCATTGTTAAACAAGAAATGGGTTCAGATCCTGCATCTGTTGCTTTCGATACTGTTCAGAGTGCAGTTGCCCAAGGAGCTGATGTTGTAATCATTGATACAGCAGGAAGGCTTCATAATAAAATAAATTTAATGAATGAACTTTCAAAGATCAAAAGAGTGATGCAAAAGGTTATTCCAGACGCTCCTCATGAGATCTTATTGGTTCTAGACGGTTCTACAGGACAGAATGCTTTCGAACAGGCAAAACAGTTCACAGCAGCTACAGAAGTAAATGCTTTAGCAGTTACGAAACTAGATGGAACTGCCAAAGGAGGTGTGGTAATTGGCATCTCTGATCAGTTTCAAATTCCTGTCAAATACATAGGGGTTGGAGAGAAAATGCAGGATTTGCAATTGTTTAATGGTACGGAATTTGTTGACTCATTCTTCAAGAAGAGATGA
- the proC gene encoding pyrroline-5-carboxylate reductase, with protein sequence MKIAILGAGNMGLSFSKSFLKYELIKAEDLHLITRNESKFAKISEEFPHSKISTFNEVKELDADLIIIAVKPQDFQNVVDNIQFSLKENQMVLSIMAGIKIEKIQKLLNHPMVVRAMPNSPTLLGMGITGYTSAEGISFNQLINVERLLNSTGRSVYLENEELLDGVTALSGSGPAYFYYIVDAMIKAGVEMGIDENLSKLFVKQTMLGAYHLMNNSEKNIEELIKDVASKGGTTEAALKTFEENNFKEILKKGILNAEKRAKELNG encoded by the coding sequence ATGAAAATAGCTATTCTGGGAGCCGGAAATATGGGTTTGTCATTTTCAAAATCTTTTTTGAAGTATGAATTAATAAAGGCTGAAGATCTTCACCTGATCACAAGAAACGAATCTAAGTTCGCTAAAATTTCTGAAGAATTTCCTCATTCTAAAATTTCAACTTTTAACGAGGTTAAGGAACTCGATGCTGATCTTATTATCATTGCTGTAAAACCTCAGGACTTTCAAAATGTTGTTGACAATATTCAGTTTTCTTTAAAAGAGAACCAAATGGTTCTGTCCATTATGGCTGGAATTAAAATCGAGAAAATACAAAAATTGTTAAACCATCCAATGGTGGTAAGGGCTATGCCTAATTCCCCTACTCTCCTTGGAATGGGAATTACAGGTTATACTTCCGCTGAAGGTATTTCTTTCAACCAGCTCATCAATGTTGAAAGGCTACTGAACAGTACTGGAAGATCTGTTTATCTGGAAAATGAAGAACTATTGGACGGCGTAACTGCTCTATCAGGAAGTGGACCAGCTTACTTCTATTATATTGTTGATGCAATGATAAAAGCTGGAGTTGAAATGGGAATTGATGAAAACCTTTCCAAACTTTTTGTTAAGCAAACCATGCTCGGAGCTTATCATCTCATGAACAATTCTGAAAAAAATATTGAAGAACTGATAAAAGATGTTGCATCAAAAGGTGGTACAACTGAAGCTGCTTTAAAAACCTTTGAAGAAAACAATTTCAAAGAAATCTTAAAGAAAGGCATTCTGAATGCTGAGAAACGTGCTAAAGAGTTAAATGGTTAA
- a CDS encoding OmpA family protein: MKLSLAIVALALAVPTASFAQDSTAVSNGEYPNTFSSGSANVSPFTQKSKRFNDWAISFGAGVPLMQSADLTSIKNGNGKNLFGYSAYVSIDKAITHAFGINLQYDRGETRQGFFNSKNSAPTDLAVRDRLGARTQYDAISILGDVNFSNLLRRVDNHSTYRWALHGYAGIGTLAYRAYLKDASNNQRLMTEIKPFKFNSLFGQAGAGLKFKVNRRLDIEGRVMYVVTGDDTFDGGGAQYSAINQREENTSDNFFNATLGVSLKLGKHESHLMWHDPLQEIYYKLDVLANKNQDIEVCKKGDADNDGVCDDWDRQLDTPAGARVDGAGVALDTDLDGVIDLYDKCVTVPGPVENNGCPTATTGPVKEEERTLEGIEFDLNSDRILPSNTPILNNAVTYINSSTGSYSVVGATDTRGTDAYNQKLSERRANNVKNYLIKNGVQTGKLNAIGKGEKDLKYPECEPATKCPEWKNRANRRVYFEAK; the protein is encoded by the coding sequence ATGAAATTAAGTTTAGCAATTGTAGCATTAGCACTGGCTGTACCAACAGCTTCTTTTGCACAAGACTCTACGGCAGTTTCAAATGGAGAATATCCTAATACATTTTCTTCCGGTTCTGCTAATGTTTCGCCTTTTACGCAAAAATCTAAAAGATTTAATGATTGGGCAATTTCGTTTGGTGCCGGTGTACCATTGATGCAATCAGCGGATTTAACATCTATCAAAAATGGTAATGGTAAAAATCTTTTTGGATATTCTGCATATGTGAGTATTGATAAAGCAATTACCCATGCTTTTGGTATTAACTTACAATATGACAGAGGGGAAACCAGACAGGGATTCTTCAACTCAAAAAACTCTGCTCCTACAGATTTAGCTGTAAGAGACAGACTTGGAGCGAGAACTCAATATGATGCGATCTCTATCTTAGGAGATGTTAACTTCTCTAATTTATTAAGAAGAGTAGATAATCATTCAACTTATAGATGGGCACTTCACGGTTATGCAGGTATTGGTACTTTAGCCTACAGAGCATATCTAAAAGATGCTTCGAATAATCAAAGATTAATGACTGAAATCAAACCTTTCAAATTTAATTCTTTATTCGGTCAGGCAGGTGCAGGTCTTAAATTCAAAGTGAATAGACGTCTTGATATCGAAGGTAGAGTAATGTATGTGGTTACCGGTGATGACACATTCGACGGTGGTGGTGCACAATACAGTGCAATTAACCAACGTGAGGAAAACACATCTGATAACTTCTTCAATGCTACTTTAGGGGTTTCTTTAAAATTAGGAAAACACGAATCTCACTTAATGTGGCATGACCCATTGCAGGAGATCTATTATAAACTGGATGTTTTAGCTAACAAAAACCAAGATATCGAAGTTTGTAAAAAAGGAGATGCTGATAACGATGGAGTTTGTGACGATTGGGACAGACAACTTGATACTCCTGCTGGTGCAAGAGTTGACGGTGCAGGTGTTGCCCTTGACACTGACTTGGACGGTGTAATTGATCTTTACGACAAATGTGTTACTGTTCCTGGACCTGTTGAAAACAACGGTTGTCCTACAGCAACGACAGGGCCTGTAAAAGAAGAAGAAAGAACTTTAGAAGGAATTGAATTTGATTTAAATTCTGATAGAATTTTACCTTCAAATACTCCTATCCTTAACAATGCAGTTACTTATATCAATTCTTCAACTGGTTCTTACAGCGTAGTTGGAGCAACAGATACAAGAGGAACTGATGCTTATAACCAAAAATTATCTGAAAGAAGAGCTAATAACGTTAAGAATTACTTAATCAAAAATGGTGTTCAGACAGGTAAATTAAACGCTATAGGTAAAGGAGAGAAAGATCTTAAATATCCTGAATGTGAACCTGCTACTAAATGTCCTGAATGGAAAAACAGAGCAAACAGAAGAGTTTACTTTGAGGCTAAATAA
- the sppA gene encoding signal peptide peptidase SppA — translation MKSFFKNVLANIVAIVILCAVFFFFFIIMLVFSSMSSDKSVVVKKNSVLTINLKTIIIDSPTEEQTGIFNISNQNKSILIYEALEAIEKAKTDDNIKGISIEADDLNAGITQIDDLRNAIQDFKKSGKFVYAYGNAASQISYYLGSVADKYFLNPSGMIELKGLATEVTFFKDFADKYGIGIEVIRHGKFKSAVEPFLRNDISPENKEQLSTLLNDIWKNTSTKIATSRKIDSTQFRTIVDSLYGMIPEQSLKYRLADKLIQKTEYDELIKSKLSLTEKDKLNKISLGKYINSYSDEDKSGDKIAVLYASGSINNGDGYNEIYSEKYIKYIRDLQENDKVKAVVFRINSPGGSANASDEILFELQQLKKKKPLIVSFGDYAASGGYYIAMAADKIYSEPNTLTGSIGVFGVIPYYKDIANKNGIRSDIVATNANSQYYSGLNGVTPYGVSMITRSVEGTYKRFVHFVTQNRKQTFEQIDSVSGGRVWSGTRAKQIGLVDELGTLNDAVKFAAQKAGLKSYNVASYPKKMSPFEQIFKDLNEDDISARVIKSKIGKANYEILQQITDEKLRSEVKMEMPYQIKIN, via the coding sequence ATGAAAAGTTTTTTTAAAAATGTTTTAGCAAATATAGTGGCTATTGTCATACTATGTGCTGTATTTTTCTTCTTTTTTATCATAATGCTGGTGTTTAGTTCTATGAGTAGTGACAAATCGGTAGTGGTAAAAAAGAACTCTGTTTTAACTATAAATTTAAAGACCATTATAATTGATAGTCCTACAGAAGAGCAAACCGGAATATTTAATATCAGCAATCAGAACAAAAGCATTTTAATATATGAGGCGTTAGAAGCAATTGAAAAAGCTAAAACGGATGATAATATTAAAGGAATAAGCATTGAAGCAGATGATCTTAATGCAGGTATCACTCAGATTGATGATTTAAGAAATGCAATTCAGGATTTTAAGAAAAGTGGAAAGTTTGTATATGCATACGGAAATGCAGCTTCACAAATTTCTTATTATCTGGGGTCTGTTGCTGACAAATATTTCCTTAATCCATCTGGAATGATAGAGTTGAAGGGATTAGCTACAGAGGTTACTTTCTTCAAAGATTTTGCTGATAAATATGGAATTGGAATTGAGGTAATTCGTCATGGTAAGTTTAAATCAGCAGTAGAACCTTTTTTACGAAATGATATTTCGCCTGAAAACAAGGAGCAGCTGAGTACGCTTTTAAATGATATCTGGAAGAATACATCAACAAAAATTGCAACTTCCAGAAAAATTGATTCTACACAGTTCAGAACTATTGTGGACAGTTTGTATGGGATGATTCCTGAACAAAGTTTAAAATATAGACTTGCAGATAAGTTGATTCAGAAAACAGAATATGATGAGCTTATTAAATCTAAATTAAGCCTGACAGAAAAGGATAAACTGAATAAAATTTCACTTGGTAAGTATATCAATTCTTATTCTGATGAAGATAAATCAGGTGATAAGATTGCTGTATTGTATGCATCAGGATCCATTAATAATGGGGATGGGTATAATGAAATTTATTCTGAGAAATATATTAAGTATATCAGAGATCTTCAGGAAAATGATAAAGTAAAAGCTGTTGTATTCAGAATTAATTCTCCCGGAGGAAGCGCTAATGCTTCAGATGAGATTTTGTTTGAACTTCAGCAATTAAAAAAGAAAAAACCTCTTATTGTTTCTTTTGGTGATTATGCTGCATCAGGTGGTTATTATATTGCTATGGCTGCAGATAAAATTTATTCAGAACCTAATACATTAACTGGATCCATAGGTGTTTTTGGTGTAATACCTTATTATAAAGATATTGCCAATAAAAATGGAATCCGTTCAGATATTGTTGCTACGAATGCCAACTCCCAATATTATTCGGGGTTAAATGGGGTAACACCTTACGGCGTGAGTATGATCACAAGAAGTGTTGAAGGAACGTATAAGAGATTCGTACATTTTGTTACACAAAATAGAAAACAGACTTTTGAACAGATTGATAGTGTAAGTGGAGGTAGAGTATGGAGTGGTACACGAGCTAAACAAATTGGTTTGGTAGATGAACTTGGAACATTAAATGATGCCGTGAAATTTGCAGCACAAAAAGCAGGATTGAAATCTTATAATGTAGCTTCATATCCAAAGAAAATGTCTCCATTTGAACAAATCTTCAAGGATTTAAATGAAGATGATATTTCTGCCAGAGTTATTAAAAGTAAAATAGGAAAGGCTAATTACGAAATCTTACAACAGATCACCGATGAGAAATTAAGATCTGAGGTAAAAATGGAAATGCCTTATCAAATAAAGATCAACTAA
- a CDS encoding DUF4295 domain-containing protein has protein sequence MAKKVVATLQSGQSKKMTKVVKMVKSSKSGAYVFEEKVMNADEVDVYLKK, from the coding sequence ATGGCAAAAAAAGTAGTAGCAACCCTACAAAGCGGTCAGTCAAAAAAAATGACTAAAGTTGTGAAAATGGTGAAGTCATCTAAATCAGGTGCTTACGTTTTCGAAGAAAAAGTAATGAATGCAGACGAAGTTGATGTTTATTTGAAAAAATAA
- the lnt gene encoding apolipoprotein N-acyltransferase, whose product MKYVLLTLISAMLLSISWPTYGIPFFIFFALVPLLMMEHGVSKFSGFKRKSWVVFGLSYLCFVIWNIVTTGWLYGSKNPDGSHSLMAVVFPVLVNSFLYSLVFQCYHWYKNAQGTYWGFAFLIAIWMGFEKFHMSWELTWPWLNLGNVFADYPKLIQWYDTLGATGGSFWILVINLFIFYTIRTWEAGRKKKDLIRNTSITAALIIIPMIISVIKYNNFNEKPIGQVNVLMLQPDLDPYAEKYSKDSLTIENDLLNLAEKNSKGKIDYYIAPETAIPGRGSISETAFEKSLLLNNIKGFLSKHPGSVFATGISSHHFFLNEKDLPKEAYQINPGLWVASYNSAIQVVPNQKVEVYHKGKLVPGVEIFPYMSVLKPLLGDAMLNLGGSVVSLGIDKERVAFSNPYNKGKIAPIICYESIYGEFVTDYVKKGANFLAIMTNDSWWGVTEGHKQLLSYAKLRAIETRREIVRAANSGISAHINAKGEVLEDTFYGDQTTLFARVNLYDQQTFYTRAGDLLSRFSIFALGFLLFYFLIKRFQNRLKKNKG is encoded by the coding sequence ATGAAATACGTTTTACTTACGCTCATTTCAGCGATGCTATTGTCCATATCATGGCCAACTTACGGGATTCCGTTCTTTATCTTTTTTGCCCTTGTTCCACTTCTGATGATGGAACATGGAGTTTCCAAATTTTCAGGTTTCAAAAGAAAGAGCTGGGTAGTCTTTGGACTTTCCTACCTGTGTTTTGTGATTTGGAATATTGTAACAACCGGATGGCTGTATGGATCAAAAAACCCGGACGGAAGCCATTCACTAATGGCTGTAGTATTTCCTGTTCTGGTTAATTCTTTCTTGTATTCCTTGGTTTTTCAATGTTATCATTGGTATAAAAATGCACAGGGAACTTATTGGGGGTTTGCCTTTCTTATAGCGATATGGATGGGATTTGAAAAATTTCATATGAGCTGGGAATTGACCTGGCCATGGCTTAATCTGGGAAATGTGTTTGCTGATTATCCAAAATTAATTCAATGGTATGATACCTTAGGAGCAACAGGAGGAAGTTTTTGGATCCTAGTTATTAATCTATTTATCTTCTATACCATAAGAACCTGGGAAGCAGGACGTAAAAAGAAAGATCTTATCCGAAATACATCAATTACTGCTGCTTTAATCATCATACCAATGATCATTTCAGTAATCAAGTATAATAACTTTAATGAAAAACCTATCGGACAGGTTAATGTTTTAATGCTTCAGCCTGATCTTGATCCTTATGCCGAAAAATATTCAAAAGACAGCTTAACGATCGAAAATGATCTATTAAATCTTGCAGAGAAAAACTCAAAAGGAAAGATCGATTATTATATCGCTCCGGAGACAGCAATTCCCGGAAGAGGCTCTATTTCTGAGACCGCATTTGAAAAAAGTTTACTTTTAAATAACATTAAAGGATTCCTTTCAAAGCATCCCGGTTCTGTCTTTGCTACAGGAATTTCATCACATCATTTCTTTTTAAATGAAAAAGACCTCCCTAAAGAAGCCTATCAAATTAATCCAGGGCTTTGGGTTGCCAGTTATAATTCAGCAATACAAGTTGTCCCTAATCAAAAAGTGGAAGTATATCATAAAGGAAAACTGGTGCCAGGTGTTGAGATCTTCCCCTATATGAGTGTTTTAAAACCCCTTTTAGGCGATGCAATGCTTAATTTAGGCGGATCAGTTGTTTCATTAGGAATAGACAAAGAAAGAGTTGCTTTTTCAAACCCGTACAATAAAGGAAAAATTGCACCGATCATTTGTTATGAAAGTATTTATGGAGAATTCGTAACCGATTATGTAAAAAAAGGAGCTAATTTCCTGGCCATTATGACCAACGATTCATGGTGGGGAGTTACAGAGGGCCATAAACAATTGCTATCTTATGCTAAATTAAGAGCTATTGAAACACGAAGAGAAATCGTCCGTGCTGCCAACAGTGGAATTTCAGCACATATCAATGCGAAGGGTGAAGTTCTGGAGGATACTTTTTATGGGGATCAGACGACATTATTTGCCAGGGTAAATCTTTATGATCAACAGACTTTTTATACAAGAGCTGGTGATCTTTTATCCAGATTTTCAATTTTTGCTTTAGGTTTCTTATTGTTTTACTTTTTAATTAAAAGATTTCAAAACAGACTTAAAAAAAATAAAGGGTGA
- a CDS encoding T9SS type A sorting domain-containing protein produces the protein MKKVYVLLSMLPIGIMAQNFSEVQTGMKNFYYSASDVGHVDNNGFQDIVINGAVDTDGDGSADTSFNEVYKNNGSTLTLYADLGMDATHLGDIKFIDYNNDGLTDIISTGLSYIDIVNYKHYRFRNTGSGFVKEAELPGKIYGSMEVFDFNHDGLQDYAINGTQYIDGTGFVNKLDYYQNSAVGFQLFQGWMEGTQNSSFKMVDLNNDHLLDMVILGYDVNTNPIFRVYLNNSGTLTLSQTLLPLANGKIEFADFNADGYQDIVVAAQDENFAGYLGILMNDGTGHLNIQQVNVPEISEPALAVGDMNNDGYYDFIVSGNDDNNDALVKVFLFNSANQTFTENTTTGLHSLGGPGFVHLLDYNNDHHLDVLLSGFDWADPGMPSLTKIFKNVSTETNLKPAPPTNLSLTKNGNRFNFSWTGATDDKTPVTALSYEITVGKTPGVYDIAKYIVTTPSWFLDLDSSVQNVYWSVRSIDASKAYSDRSTEATLGTQNIIKERDFMIYPNPASEKVFIKGEKVTDVEMYSIDGKKLSIDMSADRSLNVSHLIKGVYLLKVKIKDQWTTRKLIIK, from the coding sequence ATGAAGAAGGTTTATGTTTTATTGTCTATGTTACCAATTGGTATAATGGCGCAAAATTTTTCTGAAGTTCAGACGGGTATGAAAAATTTCTATTATTCTGCAAGTGATGTAGGTCATGTTGATAACAATGGATTTCAGGATATAGTCATTAATGGAGCTGTAGATACAGATGGTGATGGGAGCGCAGATACATCATTCAATGAAGTCTATAAAAATAATGGAAGCACGCTGACTCTGTATGCAGATTTGGGTATGGATGCTACACATTTGGGGGATATTAAATTTATCGATTATAATAATGATGGTCTTACTGATATTATTTCTACAGGATTGAGTTATATAGATATTGTTAATTATAAGCATTACCGGTTTAGAAATACAGGTTCAGGATTTGTAAAAGAAGCTGAGCTGCCGGGGAAGATTTATGGTTCCATGGAGGTTTTTGATTTTAATCATGATGGATTGCAGGATTATGCAATTAATGGAACCCAGTATATTGATGGAACAGGTTTCGTTAATAAACTAGACTATTATCAGAATTCAGCTGTAGGATTTCAACTATTTCAAGGATGGATGGAAGGGACTCAAAACAGTAGTTTTAAAATGGTAGATCTGAACAATGATCATCTTCTGGATATGGTTATTTTAGGGTACGATGTCAATACCAATCCGATTTTTAGAGTTTATTTAAATAATTCCGGGACGCTTACATTATCGCAAACGCTTCTTCCTCTTGCAAATGGAAAAATTGAGTTTGCTGATTTTAATGCGGATGGCTATCAAGATATCGTTGTGGCGGCTCAGGATGAAAATTTTGCTGGGTATCTGGGGATATTAATGAATGATGGAACCGGTCATCTTAATATTCAGCAGGTGAATGTTCCTGAAATATCAGAACCCGCTCTTGCTGTAGGGGATATGAATAATGATGGATATTACGATTTTATAGTGTCTGGAAATGATGATAATAATGATGCGCTTGTTAAGGTGTTTTTATTTAATTCGGCTAATCAGACATTTACTGAAAATACAACTACAGGTTTGCATAGTTTAGGAGGCCCTGGTTTTGTGCATTTACTTGACTATAACAATGATCATCATCTCGATGTTTTATTGTCCGGATTTGATTGGGCAGATCCGGGAATGCCTTCATTAACTAAAATCTTCAAAAATGTTTCTACAGAAACAAATTTAAAGCCTGCGCCTCCTACAAACCTTAGTCTTACAAAAAACGGAAACCGATTTAATTTCTCATGGACTGGTGCTACTGACGATAAAACACCGGTCACTGCTTTGAGCTATGAAATTACGGTAGGAAAGACTCCTGGAGTTTATGATATTGCTAAATATATTGTGACAACACCTTCCTGGTTTTTAGATCTTGATTCTTCGGTGCAGAATGTATATTGGAGTGTAAGATCAATAGATGCTTCTAAAGCATATTCTGATCGTTCTACTGAAGCTACTTTGGGAACTCAGAACATCATTAAGGAACGTGATTTTATGATATATCCGAATCCTGCTTCTGAGAAAGTATTTATAAAAGGAGAGAAAGTAACTGATGTTGAAATGTATTCAATAGATGGTAAAAAACTAAGTATTGATATGAGTGCTGATCGCTCTCTCAATGTGTCACATCTAATTAAAGGAGTTTATCTTCTGAAAGTAAAAATAAAAGACCAATGGACCACCAGAAAACTCATCATTAAATAA
- the rpmB gene encoding 50S ribosomal protein L28 → MSRICQITGKRAMVGNNVSHANNKTKRRFEINLLEKKFYLPEQDKHVTLKVSAHGLRVINKIGIEEALERAVRNGLIKK, encoded by the coding sequence ATGTCAAGAATTTGCCAAATAACAGGAAAGCGTGCAATGGTTGGTAACAACGTTTCTCACGCTAATAACAAAACGAAGCGTCGTTTTGAAATTAACTTATTGGAGAAGAAGTTTTACCTTCCGGAGCAAGATAAGCACGTAACACTGAAAGTATCAGCTCATGGATTGAGAGTGATTAACAAGATTGGAATCGAAGAAGCTCTAGAAAGAGCTGTAAGAAACGGATTGATTAAAAAGTAA
- the rpmG gene encoding 50S ribosomal protein L33, with the protein MAKKGNRVQVILECTEHKESGMAGMSRYISTKNKKNTTERLELKKFNPVLKKYTLHKEIK; encoded by the coding sequence ATGGCAAAAAAAGGAAATAGAGTTCAAGTAATTCTTGAATGTACAGAGCACAAAGAAAGCGGTATGGCAGGAATGTCTAGATACATTTCTACTAAAAATAAAAAGAACACAACAGAAAGATTAGAGCTTAAAAAGTTCAATCCGGTTCTTAAGAAATATACTCTTCATAAAGAAATCAAGTAA
- a CDS encoding GlsB/YeaQ/YmgE family stress response membrane protein, whose product MGILTWIIFGLIAGAIAKLIMPGTQGGGWLMTIILGIVGAFVGGFVGSLIGWGTVENFDFRSMLLAVGGALIVLWIFGMASKKS is encoded by the coding sequence ATGGGAATTTTAACTTGGATCATTTTCGGTCTTATCGCAGGTGCAATTGCAAAACTTATTATGCCTGGAACACAAGGTGGTGGTTGGTTAATGACTATCATATTAGGAATCGTTGGAGCTTTCGTAGGAGGATTTGTTGGAAGTTTAATCGGCTGGGGAACAGTTGAAAATTTCGACTTTAGAAGCATGCTATTAGCGGTAGGTGGTGCCCTTATTGTCCTTTGGATATTTGGAATGGCCTCGAAGAAAAGCTAA
- a CDS encoding RidA family protein, which translates to MKKIAVLVFTSMFLFSFGQSTMNSIEYKNTEKVFTIKGLSQSVSIDCGSSNMILLSGQIPLDAKGNLVGTDNVEKQTEQIFKNIEIILKEYGGTGKDIVKLGIFVTDISKTPDFRKIRDRYINLQNPPVSSLIEVSKLFRDDVLIEVEATAVIKKNK; encoded by the coding sequence ATGAAAAAGATTGCTGTTCTGGTTTTTACGTCAATGTTTCTGTTTTCATTTGGCCAAAGCACAATGAATAGTATAGAATATAAAAACACAGAAAAAGTTTTCACTATAAAAGGTCTCTCGCAATCTGTAAGCATAGATTGTGGAAGTTCTAATATGATCCTCTTATCAGGACAGATTCCTTTAGATGCTAAAGGCAATTTAGTAGGGACTGATAATGTAGAAAAGCAAACAGAGCAGATCTTTAAAAATATTGAGATTATTTTAAAAGAATATGGCGGGACAGGAAAAGATATTGTAAAGCTTGGGATTTTTGTTACCGATATTTCCAAAACACCAGATTTTAGAAAAATCAGAGATCGGTATATCAATCTCCAGAATCCTCCTGTGAGCAGTCTTATAGAAGTAAGTAAACTCTTCCGAGATGACGTGCTTATTGAAGTAGAAGCCACTGCAGTGATTAAAAAAAATAAATAA
- a CDS encoding VanZ family protein: MLKKIYKFVIGPYSLILLYLMFLGMGRVQYEDNVVRMEPVLSTIWYIKETILWKDIILIVLGNVIMFIPFGFLGWIFPGLNNLKSLLFSFLSAITIVEAFQYFTRMGIFEVDDIILNTFGVYLGWLMRKLLEDKFNHLTL; encoded by the coding sequence ATGTTAAAGAAAATTTACAAATTTGTTATTGGCCCTTACAGCCTGATTTTGCTCTACCTTATGTTTTTAGGAATGGGTCGGGTTCAGTATGAGGATAATGTGGTAAGGATGGAACCTGTTTTATCAACCATCTGGTATATAAAAGAAACAATTCTTTGGAAAGATATCATTCTGATTGTATTGGGAAATGTTATTATGTTTATTCCTTTTGGCTTTTTAGGATGGATTTTCCCGGGTCTTAATAACCTTAAAAGTCTTTTGTTTAGTTTTTTGTCTGCGATTACAATCGTAGAAGCATTTCAATATTTTACAAGAATGGGAATTTTTGAAGTGGATGATATTATATTAAACACTTTCGGAGTCTATCTTGGTTGGTTAATGCGTAAATTGCTGGAGGATAAATTTAACCATTTAACTCTTTAG
- the folK gene encoding 2-amino-4-hydroxy-6-hydroxymethyldihydropteridine diphosphokinase, with protein MSQHKVVLLLGSNLGDGKKNIEQALEMLKSGGIEMLNISVFLTSEPVEFVSSNIFCNIATIICTHLSPIQLLDFVKSIEFEMGRVNDSKALGGYNDRIIDIDIVKYDELKFISERLEIPHLKHLFERDFSRILLKDFI; from the coding sequence ATGTCGCAACATAAGGTCGTTTTGTTACTAGGGAGTAACCTTGGGGATGGAAAAAAAAATATAGAACAGGCTCTTGAAATGTTAAAATCGGGTGGAATTGAAATGTTAAATATTAGCGTTTTTTTAACATCTGAGCCCGTAGAGTTTGTTAGTTCTAATATTTTTTGTAATATTGCAACAATAATATGCACACATCTTTCACCTATTCAACTACTTGATTTTGTTAAAAGTATTGAATTTGAAATGGGAAGAGTTAACGATTCAAAAGCATTAGGAGGTTACAATGACCGTATTATTGACATTGATATTGTTAAGTATGATGAGTTAAAATTTATATCAGAAAGATTGGAAATCCCACATTTAAAACATCTTTTTGAAAGGGATTTTTCCAGAATATTATTAAAAGATTTTATTTAA